CGTTCGTATTGCGCCATTGCGGTGAGGTCCTGCCCGTCCAGCATCACGCGGCCTGCGGTTACCGAATAGAGGCCGGTGATCAGGTTGACGGTCGTCGATTTGCCTGAGCCGTTGGGCCCGATCAGACCGAAAATCTCGCCTTCCTTAATCGTCAGGCTCACATCGTCGACGGCGCGGACGCCGCCGAAATGTTTAGAAAGTCCTTCGAGGGTCAGCATCAGTCGGCCTCGTTCAGTTTGTTCGCAGCAGCCGAACGGCGGCGCAGAAGTTGGGACAGACGCGGCATACGCTCGCCAAGGAGGCCCGTCGGGCGCAGGTTCATCGCGACAACGATGAGCGCACCGAACAGCAGGCTCCGCCAATCACCGAGAAAACGCAGACCTTCGACGAGGAAGCCTTGGACAAAGACCACAGCGATCAGCGTACCGAAGACGGAACCGAGGCCGCCGAGGATCGGGTAGGCTATCGCGAAGGTCGCCAGCAGGATGCCGAAGACGCCGTGCTCGATATGGGTGACGGTGTGGGCATAGATGCCGCCGCCAAGGCCCGCGATCGCGCCGCCGGCCGCCATTGCGCCGACCTTGATCGCTGTGAGGTTCAGACCGATCGACTGGGCTGCGGTTTCATCGTGACCCACTGCGCGCAGCACGGCCCCTGCACGGGTGTTATCGACCCAATAGAGCAGCGCCATCACCACAGCGACTACGGCCCAGATGAACATCGCCACATCAGCGGTATCCCAGCCGTTTTCGGGGAAGAAACGGATCGAACGGAAGCCCTCTGCCCCGTTCGGGCCAACCAGTTCGCCGGTGCGATCAATCTGCCAAGTGAGGTTGAAGAAGAACAGACGCACCATTTCGCCGAAAGCGAGCGTCGCTACGACGAGCATCAGGCCTTTGACGCGCAGCGCGGGGAAACCCACGAGGCAGGCCAGCGCGCCGGTCAGCACCGCAGCGATCAGGATCGCGGGCAGGATGTGCAGACCGAACATCGTGGTGCAAGCCGCCGCGAGGTATGCGCCTACCGCGTAGAAACCGGCCTGCGCCATCGACACCTGACCCGTCAGAAGCACGATATAGGCGGACAGACCGAGCAGCGTGTGGACGCCGAGGATCTGGAGAAGTCCGAGATAGAATTCCATTGTTTCCTCCGTTTAGTCGCGACCGGACACGGTGCCGAAAAGGCCGCCGGGACGCAGGATCAGGAACATGAAAAGCAGGAGCATGACGTAAATGTCGCGCTCGGTGACGCCGCGCAGCAGGAGGAACACGTTCTCTGCCGCACCAACCATCAGGCCGCCGATGATCGCACCGGGGATCGAGCCGAGGCCGCCGATCACCACAACGATGAGGCCCTTGGTGGTCAGACCCATCGCGATGACGGGCGAGAGAACTCCCACCGCCGCAGCGGTCATAGCGCCCGCCGTTCCGCCGAGGAGACCCGCGATGACAAAGGTCAACGCGTTCACACGCTCGGTCGGGACGCCGCAAAGCTGGGCAGCGCGCGGCTGTTGGGACACGGCGCGGGTCGCGAGGCCCAGAGGCGTGCGATAGAGCAGCCAGTAGAGGATACCCATCGCCGCGACGCAGATGCCGAAGACAAATAGAAGGTCTCCACGGATCCAGATATCACCGATGGTGATCTCGGCGTTTCTTAGAGCCGAGGGATAGGGGTACGGCATCCCGTGCGACAGGTGCACGACAAGCTCGTCGATAAAGAGCAACATACCGACCGAGGCCAGCAGCGATGCCATGGGATAACCGGACGGCGTGAAGCGGAAACAACCAAGGTAGACGATGTACCCGATAGCGCCCGCGCCGAGCGCGGAAACGAGGAACACCAGCACAGGCGGCAGCGGGACGGCGATGGAGGCCGCAAGTCCCACATAGGTTCCCGCCAGCGCGGCAGCGCCGTAGGCAAGGTTGAGTTTACGCATCACACCGAAAATCAGGGTGAAGCCGATCCCGATCAGCGCGTAGGTCGTCCCGAAAAGCAGGCCGTCCGTTAGCGACTGGATCAGGTCGATGAAGAAAAAATAATCCATAGCATGGGTCTCAGGTCTGGCGGCATCGCGAAGGATGCGGGCACCGGTCCGGAAAGGTGCGCCCTCTCCAGACCGGCGGTTTCAGAATCAGCTGTCCGGATTGTGGACGACTTCCCATGCGTCGCCGCTTGCGCTGACGAAGACGTAGGGCTTGATCGATTCACCTTCGGCGGTACGGCCGTTGGTACCGAGCAGACCTTCGACGGTTTCCATCGATGCCAGAGCGTCACGGATCTTGCGGCGGTCGGCTTCGAGCGATTCAGCGGTGCCGTCGATGTGGGCCGCGTTGATCACGTCGCGCAGGATCATGATGTTTTCCCAAGCCGCAGCCGAGTGCAGGTCGAGCGCGCCGCCCTTGGCAGCAACGGCATCAGCTGCCTCACGGGCCGCATCGTTGACCGGAGCGAAGCTGGTCGGGATGGTGAGGCCCTGCGCTTCGTTCGCGCAACCGGTCAGGGTTTCGAGCGACGACGACGAGGTCAGACCGACGAGCACTTCCGGTTCTACGCCCTGACGCGACATCTCGCGCAGCATACCGCAGGTGGTGAACGGGTGAGCCGAGATCGCGACGATATCCGGCTCGGCGCGGCGCATCGCACGGGCCTGGTTCGAGAAGTTGGTGTCGTTGACGAGCCACTGGGCTTCACCGACGACTTCGAAACCGTGGGCTTCGGCAGCGGTCTTCATGACCGAGTACCAAGTGAAGCGCGAGTGCGCGAAGTCTTCTTCGACGCCGCCGAAGATGGTCTTGGCTTCGGGGTGTTCGGCGCGGAGCCAAGCGAACAAGTCGTCGTACATCTTGGCTTCGGACGGGGTGTTACGGAATACCCACTCCGAGATGCCGGCCAGACCGCCCTTGATCGCCACGTCGGTGAAGATCGGGAACTGGAGGCCGGTGTCGCCGCCGTCGTCGATGTGCGCTTGCAGGATACCGAAGAGCGGCTCTGCAACGTTCGAGCAGGTCGGGCCAACGGCAACGACTGCATCGGTGGTGGCGATACGGCGCAGGACCGAGATGCCTTCTTCGGCGTTGCAGCGGTCATCGTAGTATTCGGTTTCGAGCATCGCGTGGCTGCCGTCAGCAAGCGTGACGCCGCCTTCAGCGTTCACTTTTTCGACTGCCGCAGCCATAGCCGCGCCC
Above is a window of Marivivens aquimaris DNA encoding:
- a CDS encoding branched-chain amino acid ABC transporter permease — its product is MEFYLGLLQILGVHTLLGLSAYIVLLTGQVSMAQAGFYAVGAYLAAACTTMFGLHILPAILIAAVLTGALACLVGFPALRVKGLMLVVATLAFGEMVRLFFFNLTWQIDRTGELVGPNGAEGFRSIRFFPENGWDTADVAMFIWAVVAVVMALLYWVDNTRAGAVLRAVGHDETAAQSIGLNLTAIKVGAMAAGGAIAGLGGGIYAHTVTHIEHGVFGILLATFAIAYPILGGLGSVFGTLIAVVFVQGFLVEGLRFLGDWRSLLFGALIVVAMNLRPTGLLGERMPRLSQLLRRRSAAANKLNEAD
- a CDS encoding branched-chain amino acid ABC transporter permease — protein: MDYFFFIDLIQSLTDGLLFGTTYALIGIGFTLIFGVMRKLNLAYGAAALAGTYVGLAASIAVPLPPVLVFLVSALGAGAIGYIVYLGCFRFTPSGYPMASLLASVGMLLFIDELVVHLSHGMPYPYPSALRNAEITIGDIWIRGDLLFVFGICVAAMGILYWLLYRTPLGLATRAVSQQPRAAQLCGVPTERVNALTFVIAGLLGGTAGAMTAAAVGVLSPVIAMGLTTKGLIVVVIGGLGSIPGAIIGGLMVGAAENVFLLLRGVTERDIYVMLLLFMFLILRPGGLFGTVSGRD
- a CDS encoding ABC transporter substrate-binding protein, which translates into the protein MKFAKFAAVSALALSAALPAAAETTIRIAGFGASSGVVGIFGQNSGAAMAAAVEKVNAEGGVTLADGSHAMLETEYYDDRCNAEEGISVLRRIATTDAVVAVGPTCSNVAEPLFGILQAHIDDGGDTGLQFPIFTDVAIKGGLAGISEWVFRNTPSEAKMYDDLFAWLRAEHPEAKTIFGGVEEDFAHSRFTWYSVMKTAAEAHGFEVVGEAQWLVNDTNFSNQARAMRRAEPDIVAISAHPFTTCGMLREMSRQGVEPEVLVGLTSSSSLETLTGCANEAQGLTIPTSFAPVNDAAREAADAVAAKGGALDLHSAAAWENIMILRDVINAAHIDGTAESLEADRRKIRDALASMETVEGLLGTNGRTAEGESIKPYVFVSASGDAWEVVHNPDS